One segment of Pandoraea pnomenusa DNA contains the following:
- a CDS encoding integration host factor subunit alpha, whose translation MNEMNPGEFEAMLAAQRIALGRSEMNEVSTEAPTLTKAELAELLFEHVGLNKREAKDMVEAFFESIRDALESGDSVKLSGFGNFQLRDKPQRPGRNPKTGEAIPIAARRVVTFHASQKLKSMVESGVLSK comes from the coding sequence ATGAACGAAATGAATCCTGGTGAATTTGAAGCCATGCTCGCAGCGCAGCGCATCGCGCTGGGCCGCAGCGAAATGAACGAGGTCTCGACCGAAGCGCCGACGCTGACGAAGGCCGAACTGGCGGAGTTGCTGTTCGAACACGTCGGTCTGAACAAGCGTGAAGCGAAGGATATGGTCGAGGCGTTCTTCGAATCGATTCGCGATGCGCTTGAATCGGGTGACAGCGTCAAGCTTTCCGGCTTCGGCAACTTCCAGTTGCGCGACAAGCCGCAACGACCGGGTCGGAATCCGAAGACTGGTGAGGCCATCCCGATCGCCGCGCGTCGCGTCGTCACCTTTCACGCCAGTCAGAAGCTCAAGTCGATGGTGGAGTCTGGCGTTCTGAGCAAGTAA
- a CDS encoding MerR family transcriptional regulator: protein MDHVALPPIPAKRYFTIGEVSELCGVKPHVLRYWEQEFTQLRPVKRRGNRRYYQHHEVLLIRRIRELLYEQGFTINGARNRLEADSPRGARASGVAGATGQGESTQDTATAEPALDVGDLRRRLESIIDLLKS from the coding sequence ATGGATCACGTTGCCTTGCCGCCGATTCCCGCCAAGCGTTACTTCACCATTGGTGAGGTGAGCGAACTGTGTGGCGTCAAGCCTCACGTCCTGCGCTATTGGGAGCAGGAGTTCACGCAGCTGCGTCCGGTCAAGCGGCGGGGTAATCGACGGTACTACCAACATCACGAAGTCCTGCTCATCCGGCGTATCCGGGAGTTGCTCTACGAGCAGGGGTTCACCATCAACGGCGCCCGCAACCGGCTGGAGGCCGATTCGCCGCGCGGTGCGAGAGCGTCAGGCGTGGCCGGTGCGACGGGGCAGGGCGAGTCGACCCAGGACACCGCGACGGCCGAGCCCGCTCTCGATGTTGGCGATCTGCGCCGGCGTCTCGAATCGATCATCGATCTGCTCAAGTCCTGA
- a CDS encoding putative bifunctional diguanylate cyclase/phosphodiesterase, producing MAEPSTAEMRHGRWTTSYRSIVAILIFGLLILILLWTAVLWRVSIEYKAILRDAAASASTVASALEQQTLRAIRQVDQTTRFVKYEYEHRRGEFDLHRTLSEGIVADRFMVLVSLADANGDVFATTLPDAARVNIADREHFRVHLQSASDGLFISHPVFGRVSRKWVLQFTRRLNRPDGSFAGVVVVSQEPSYFTSDFYTNAVLGQFGQIAVIADDGALLARSTGASVAITGTGELPPFTPEQRMSGVQRDPIDGIERIVAYRHLRDYPLAVQVGLSMDEELAEYRHVERVYLTMATFVSVALVVFFGMIAYLMQRLIGRDQQLTRLISYDALTGLPNRYALMESLRRALSTTTRVGKVALLHIDLDNFKSVNDTLGHAQGDDIIRQVAERFAPRMPAEAMLARFAGDEFMVLLEGDDAPAQAEPLANTLLASLKAPMVADGTSFALHASIGVAFWSKPDETEADLIKKTDLAMYSAKEAGKSTVHVYTQEMTYPAHQLVVWERQMEQALANNEFFLAYQPIIALGADCVCGMEALIRWRHPERGVLAAGEFIPLAETTGQIVAIGEFALTQACRQLAAWRGTPMASLKLAVNVSSVQFWRGDIGELVERLIKAYEIEPNRLELEITESVMIKNPALVEMKIQQFKRAGVRIALDDFGTGYSSLSYLTRFPVDTLKVDRSFVESIPDSSRSCLMISNIVNIARSLGIELVVEGVENDRQLDWLRHFVPLCAQGYLFSRPVEIGQMDSVIERFGICQ from the coding sequence ATGGCGGAACCGAGCACGGCGGAAATGCGACACGGTCGTTGGACAACGTCCTATCGCTCGATCGTCGCGATCCTGATTTTCGGTTTGCTGATCCTGATCCTGCTTTGGACGGCGGTGCTTTGGCGCGTCTCCATCGAGTACAAGGCGATTCTTCGCGACGCGGCGGCGTCGGCCTCGACCGTGGCATCCGCCCTCGAGCAGCAAACGCTGCGCGCGATTCGCCAGGTCGACCAGACCACCCGTTTCGTGAAGTACGAGTACGAGCACCGTCGCGGCGAATTCGATCTGCATCGAACGCTCAGCGAGGGCATCGTTGCCGACCGGTTCATGGTGCTCGTGAGTCTGGCGGATGCCAATGGCGATGTGTTCGCCACCACGCTGCCGGATGCCGCACGTGTGAACATCGCCGATCGCGAGCATTTCCGGGTGCATTTGCAGAGCGCGAGCGATGGCCTGTTCATCAGTCATCCCGTGTTCGGTCGCGTATCGCGCAAATGGGTGCTCCAGTTCACCCGGCGACTGAATCGCCCGGACGGCTCGTTCGCGGGCGTGGTCGTCGTGTCGCAGGAACCGAGCTACTTCACCAGCGATTTCTATACCAATGCCGTGCTCGGCCAATTCGGCCAGATCGCCGTGATCGCGGACGATGGTGCGTTGCTCGCGCGCAGCACGGGCGCGAGCGTGGCGATCACCGGCACGGGCGAGCTGCCGCCGTTCACGCCGGAGCAGCGAATGTCAGGCGTGCAGCGCGATCCCATCGACGGCATCGAACGCATCGTGGCGTACCGCCATCTGCGCGACTATCCATTGGCCGTGCAAGTGGGACTGTCGATGGACGAGGAACTGGCGGAGTACCGCCATGTCGAGCGGGTTTATCTGACGATGGCGACGTTCGTGTCGGTCGCGCTCGTGGTTTTCTTCGGGATGATCGCGTACCTCATGCAGCGCCTCATTGGCCGGGATCAACAGCTCACGCGGCTCATCTCGTACGATGCCCTCACCGGATTGCCGAATCGATATGCGCTGATGGAGTCGCTGCGCCGGGCGCTTTCCACGACAACTCGCGTGGGCAAGGTTGCGCTGCTGCACATCGATCTCGACAACTTCAAGAGCGTGAACGACACGCTCGGTCATGCGCAGGGCGACGACATCATCCGACAGGTCGCCGAGCGATTCGCGCCGCGCATGCCCGCCGAGGCCATGCTCGCACGTTTTGCCGGCGACGAGTTCATGGTGCTGCTCGAGGGCGACGATGCGCCGGCGCAAGCCGAACCGCTCGCCAACACCTTGCTCGCTTCGCTCAAGGCGCCGATGGTCGCCGACGGCACGTCGTTCGCCCTGCACGCGAGTATCGGCGTCGCGTTCTGGTCGAAGCCGGACGAAACCGAAGCCGACCTCATCAAGAAGACGGACCTGGCGATGTACTCGGCGAAGGAGGCCGGCAAGAGCACCGTGCATGTCTATACCCAGGAGATGACGTATCCGGCACACCAACTGGTCGTGTGGGAGCGTCAGATGGAACAGGCGCTGGCGAACAACGAGTTCTTCCTCGCGTACCAGCCCATCATCGCGCTTGGCGCCGATTGCGTCTGCGGCATGGAGGCGCTGATCCGCTGGCGCCATCCCGAGCGCGGTGTGCTCGCGGCGGGCGAGTTCATCCCACTGGCCGAGACCACCGGGCAGATCGTGGCGATCGGCGAGTTCGCGCTCACCCAGGCGTGCCGTCAACTGGCGGCCTGGCGCGGCACGCCGATGGCGTCGCTGAAGCTGGCGGTCAACGTGTCGTCGGTACAGTTCTGGCGCGGCGACATTGGCGAACTGGTGGAGCGTCTGATCAAGGCTTACGAGATCGAGCCGAATCGCCTCGAACTGGAAATTACCGAATCGGTGATGATCAAGAACCCGGCGCTGGTGGAAATGAAGATCCAGCAATTCAAGCGGGCGGGCGTGCGCATCGCGCTCGACGATTTCGGCACGGGGTATTCATCGTTGTCCTATCTGACGCGTTTCCCAGTCGATACGCTCAAGGTCGATCGCTCGTTCGTCGAATCGATTCCCGATTCCTCGCGCTCGTGTCTCATGATTTCCAATATCGTCAATATTGCGCGTTCGCTCGGGATCGAGCTGGTTGTCGAGGGGGTGGAGAATGACCGGCAATTGGATTGGTTGCGCCATTTCGTTCCGCTTTGTGCGCAGGGTTATCTATTCTCCCGGCCGGTGGAAATCGGGCAAATGGATTCGGTAATCGAACGGTTTGGGATTTGCCAATAA